A segment of the Leptolyngbya sp. NIES-3755 genome:
GTTGATTGTTGTAGCAGGAATGGAAGGCGCATTGCCGAGCGTTGTAGCGGGCTTGTCGGATTGTGCGATCGTAGCGGTTCCTACAAGCATCGGATACGGCGCAAGTTTTAATGGCTTGTCTGCATTATTAACCATGTTGAATTCTTGCGCGACGGGAATTGGAGTGGTCAACATTGACAATGGATTCGGGGCGGCAATGTTAGCAGGTCAGATTCTTAGAACGGCTGCAAAACTGAAATCAAGAGAAACTTGAAGAACTGTCCTTCTTAATTTAGGATGATGGTAACACGATGCAAAAGCTTGTGAGGCAATGATGAGTCACAGTTGCAGTGGGTTTAGTGGTTGCTCCAGTAGTTTCAGTGGGAGTTTTGTTGGAGGCTCTGTTCCGACTCCAAGCTTCTCTGGAGGCTCTGTTAGTCGTCGAAATCGCACAAACGCTGGCTCAAATCAGCGAGACAATATGGAGAAAGTTCCTGCCAGGCATCAACCTGTCCATTTTGAAATAGCAGTATGGCAAGCGATTCAATTTCGGTAAATTACGCTTGCTAATAGCAGAATTAGTCGCTTCTCACATTAAAAACATTCGCATGGCTGTTTTTGCGGTTGCAGCCGCGCCAAAATTTGCTTGAGCACGATCGCACTCCAATCAATATCTTCCTCGGTCGTATACCGTCCTAAAGTTAATCGAATTCCCGATTTTGCGGTTCGATCGCTATGTCCCATCGCCAGTAAAATCGGACTCGGTTTCAAAGTGCCACTACTACAGGCAGCCCCCGCACTAATTCCAATTCCCGCAAGATTCATTTGGCGCACAAGAACTTTCCCGTTCAAGGTTTCGCCATCCGCTTCGGGCAAACAGAAACTCGCATGATGCGGCAAACGATGAATACGATCGCCAGTAACAACCAATTCAGGCACATCTGAAAGCTGATCGAATAGTCGATCGCGTAATCGAATCAATCGTGGCGTTTCGGTCGGTAATTCTTGGGTGCTTAATTCAGCAGCGATTCCAAAACTTGCGATCGCAGGTAACGCTTGAGTGCCCGATCGTAGTTTCCCTTCTTGTCCACCTCCACTCAGCAGCGGCACTAATTCCACACCCGGACGAACATAGAGCGCTCCTGATCCCTGACCTCCGTAGAGTTTGTGGCTTGATAGCGACAGTAAATCAATCGGTAACTGTTGCACATCGATCGGCAATCTTCCTGCGACTTGAACGGCATCTGCATGGAAGATTGCGCCATGATTGCGGACGATTTGACCGAGTTGGGCGATCGGTTGAACCGTTCCGACTTCGCTTTGTCCGTAGATGATCGAAACGAGAACGGTGTTCGATCGCAATGCTGCCTGTAAGTCAACCAGATTCACTTGTCCAAACACATTCACAGGCAGGCGCGTGACTTCCCATCCCCACTGTTCTAGCAGTCGAGCGGGTTCTGAGATTGCAGAATGTTCGACGCTCGAAATAATGATGTGCTGTGGGGTGCTGTATTGATGTGCGATGCCCATGATCGCGAGATTATTTGACTCTGTGCCGCCAGAGGTAAACGCGATCGATTCTTCGGGCGCATTGATCAGTCGAGCGACTTGAACTCTCGATCGCTCCAAGATCGTGGCGGCGCGATTTCCCCAGACGTGCAAGCTCGACGGATTGCCCCATTGTTCCGTCAAAACTTGCTGCATTAGCGCGATCGCTTCAGGTCGCGTCGGTGTGGTCGCACTGTAATCGAGGTAGATTTGCATGAGCGGTGTTGACCAGAGAGAAATGGGTATGCTACGGGTGCTGTTTTGAAATTAACAGCTTGTGTTTGTGGGGCA
Coding sequences within it:
- a CDS encoding cysteine desulfurase (similar to AA sequence:cyanobase_aa:LBDG_23850), which codes for MQIYLDYSATTPTRPEAIALMQQVLTEQWGNPSSLHVWGNRAATILERSRVQVARLINAPEESIAFTSGGTESNNLAIMGIAHQYSTPQHIIISSVEHSAISEPARLLEQWGWEVTRLPVNVFGQVNLVDLQAALRSNTVLVSIIYGQSEVGTVQPIAQLGQIVRNHGAIFHADAVQVAGRLPIDVQQLPIDLLSLSSHKLYGGQGSGALYVRPGVELVPLLSGGGQEGKLRSGTQALPAIASFGIAAELSTQELPTETPRLIRLRDRLFDQLSDVPELVVTGDRIHRLPHHASFCLPEADGETLNGKVLVRQMNLAGIGISAGAACSSGTLKPSPILLAMGHSDRTAKSGIRLTLGRYTTEEDIDWSAIVLKQILARLQPQKQPCECF